From the genome of uncultured Fibrobacter sp., one region includes:
- a CDS encoding SGNH/GDSL hydrolase family protein yields MPEKFSKWVACWGNATSITDRKEATYAKDLTLRYPIRACFSGNKLRFHFSNLTGTEPVTISEAYVAKSAQSASSAAYSPTSITFGGHTSAAIPAGEEILSDEIAFDVTAGETFDVSLYFADFTQMNAGTAITGPLSGGKYSYGNFAKSATLPDDLTRKTNWIYFLNTIDIFTEEKNFALVCFGDSITAQDWPDYLTLRCAREGFNNVAIIRRAVSGTRILREYSCITYAAYGLKGATRFPIEMNVAGARTVIVQHGINDIIHPVGVEVNKFRPWSDMPTADDLINGVRSLYITHARKLGLKIYSGTLLPIYGWRTYNENRDIIRMAFNQWLRTAPDFDGCVDFDKAVCGHDNPKAFANGFDSGDHLHPSAKAYEAMAECVPEKLLK; encoded by the coding sequence ATGCCAGAGAAATTTTCGAAATGGGTCGCTTGCTGGGGCAATGCGACCTCTATTACAGACCGCAAAGAAGCAACTTACGCAAAAGACTTGACGCTCCGTTACCCGATTCGCGCCTGCTTTTCGGGCAACAAGTTGCGGTTCCATTTTTCGAACTTGACTGGCACAGAACCTGTGACCATTAGCGAGGCATACGTCGCAAAGTCCGCACAATCCGCTTCAAGCGCCGCATACTCCCCGACCTCCATTACATTCGGCGGCCACACCTCCGCCGCAATCCCCGCAGGCGAAGAAATCTTGAGCGACGAGATCGCATTCGACGTGACTGCGGGCGAAACATTTGACGTAAGCCTGTACTTTGCAGACTTTACGCAGATGAATGCAGGCACGGCCATCACGGGCCCGCTTTCGGGCGGCAAGTACAGCTACGGCAACTTCGCAAAATCGGCAACGCTCCCCGACGACCTGACGCGCAAAACGAACTGGATATACTTCCTGAACACCATCGACATTTTTACCGAGGAAAAGAACTTTGCGCTGGTGTGTTTCGGCGATTCCATTACGGCGCAAGACTGGCCTGATTACCTGACACTCCGTTGCGCACGCGAAGGCTTTAACAACGTGGCGATCATTCGCCGCGCGGTGAGCGGCACTCGCATTTTGCGCGAATACAGTTGCATTACTTACGCGGCTTACGGCCTGAAAGGGGCCACGCGATTCCCGATTGAAATGAACGTGGCAGGGGCCCGCACGGTGATTGTGCAACACGGCATTAACGATATTATTCACCCGGTGGGTGTCGAGGTCAACAAGTTCCGCCCCTGGAGCGATATGCCCACGGCCGACGACCTGATTAACGGCGTGCGTTCACTCTACATTACGCATGCGCGCAAACTCGGTCTCAAGATTTACAGCGGCACGCTGCTGCCGATTTACGGTTGGCGCACCTACAACGAAAACCGCGACATTATTCGCATGGCGTTTAACCAGTGGCTGCGTACTGCCCCTGACTTTGACGGCTGCGTGGATTTTGACAAGGCGGTATGCGGTCACGACAACCCTAAAGCATTTGCAAACGGGTTCGATTCGGGCGACCATTTGCACCCCAGCGCCAAGGCGTACGAGGCCATGGCCGAATGCGTTCCTGAAAAATTGTTGAAATAA